In Bacillus sp. DX3.1, the following proteins share a genomic window:
- the kynU gene encoding kynureninase encodes MYQKPFEPSYEYALACDKHDELASFQQEFYKKEGTIYLDGNSLGLLSKRAEQSLLTMLDSWKQYGIDGWTEGKHPWFFLSEQLGELTAPLVGALPEEVIVTGSTTTNIHQVIATFYEPKGVRTKILADDLTFPSDIYALQSQIRLKGLDPSEHLVQVKSHDGRTLLEEDIIAAMTDDIALILLPAVLYRSGQILDMKRLTTEAHKRGIHIGFDLCHSIGSIPHDFQGWDVDFAVWCNYKYLNAGPGGVAGLYVSKKHFDRLPGLSGWFSSRKDKQFDMEHALTVAEHAGAYQIGTPHVLSTAPLIGSLEIFKEAGLERLRKKSLHITRYMLDLIDYELKDMGFTIGNPLEDEKRGGHIYLEHPEAARICKALKANGVIPDFRAPNGVRLAPVALYNTYEEVWKSVQILKKIMTEEQYKQFENTREVVA; translated from the coding sequence ATGTATCAAAAACCATTTGAACCATCTTATGAATATGCACTTGCATGTGATAAACATGATGAACTTGCATCCTTTCAACAAGAATTTTATAAGAAAGAAGGAACAATCTATTTAGACGGTAATTCACTTGGACTTCTATCAAAACGAGCGGAACAATCTCTACTTACTATGTTAGATTCATGGAAACAATACGGGATTGATGGATGGACAGAAGGGAAACACCCTTGGTTTTTTCTATCAGAGCAATTAGGAGAGTTAACAGCTCCGCTTGTGGGAGCTTTACCAGAAGAAGTGATTGTAACCGGTTCCACGACGACGAATATTCATCAAGTGATTGCAACATTTTATGAACCGAAAGGAGTACGTACAAAAATTCTTGCGGATGATCTTACCTTCCCATCTGATATTTATGCACTGCAAAGCCAAATTCGTTTAAAGGGACTCGATCCAAGTGAACATCTTGTTCAGGTAAAGAGCCATGATGGCCGAACGTTACTGGAAGAAGATATCATTGCAGCAATGACTGATGATATTGCTTTAATTCTGTTACCTGCAGTGTTATATCGAAGCGGCCAAATTCTTGATATGAAGCGACTAACTACAGAAGCCCATAAACGAGGCATCCATATCGGTTTTGATTTATGTCATTCAATCGGATCGATACCACACGATTTCCAAGGATGGGATGTTGATTTCGCTGTATGGTGTAATTATAAATATTTAAATGCAGGACCTGGTGGTGTTGCCGGATTATATGTAAGCAAAAAGCATTTCGATCGTCTTCCGGGACTTTCAGGCTGGTTTAGCTCACGAAAAGATAAGCAGTTTGATATGGAGCATGCATTAACAGTAGCCGAACATGCAGGTGCGTATCAAATTGGTACACCGCACGTATTAAGTACGGCACCATTAATTGGATCACTCGAGATTTTTAAAGAAGCAGGACTGGAACGATTACGAAAAAAATCACTACATATTACGCGCTATATGCTGGATTTAATCGATTATGAACTGAAAGATATGGGGTTTACGATTGGTAATCCGCTAGAAGATGAAAAACGCGGAGGACATATTTATTTAGAACACCCAGAAGCGGCACGGATTTGTAAAGCGTTAAAAGCAAATGGTGTTATTCCTGATTTTCGTGCACCAAATGGAGTTCGTCTTGCACCTGTGGCTTTATATAACACGTACGAAGAAGTATGGAAGTCTGTACAAATTTTGAAAAAGATTATGACCGAAGAGCAATATAAACAATTTGAAAATACACGAGAGGTTGTGGCATAA
- a CDS encoding TetR/AcrR family transcriptional regulator: MEKSLLSTRQKRSVETRKKLLAAGREVFIEHSFQKTTISQIIKKAATGYGTAYVYFKNKDDILIVLMEDVMNQFYSIAERSFQPKSKKEAHMMIQNQVRAFLQMAEKERTMLQIFEEAIGASIEVRQKWSDIRERFINRIIQDIAFSQENGLARNNIDKAIVARGWFYMNEMFLWEIVRNDKEISLEKITFTLTELYTVGLYEKG; encoded by the coding sequence TTGGAAAAAAGTCTTCTTTCAACAAGACAAAAACGATCAGTAGAAACAAGAAAAAAATTATTAGCAGCTGGCCGGGAAGTTTTTATAGAGCACAGTTTTCAAAAAACAACAATCTCACAAATTATAAAAAAAGCAGCAACCGGCTATGGTACTGCATACGTATACTTTAAAAATAAAGATGATATTTTAATTGTTCTTATGGAAGATGTAATGAATCAGTTTTACAGTATTGCAGAACGTTCTTTTCAACCGAAATCAAAAAAAGAAGCTCACATGATGATCCAAAATCAAGTACGAGCTTTTTTACAAATGGCTGAAAAAGAAAGAACGATGTTGCAAATTTTTGAAGAAGCAATTGGTGCTTCAATCGAAGTTCGTCAAAAATGGAGTGATATTCGTGAACGCTTTATAAATCGAATTATTCAAGATATCGCCTTCTCGCAAGAAAATGGTTTGGCAAGAAATAATATAGACAAAGCGATTGTAGCACGTGGTTGGTTTTACATGAATGAAATGTTCCTATGGGAAATTGTTCGTAATGATAAGGAAATATCTTTAGAAAAAATTACATTTACGTTAACGGAGCTGTATACAGTCGGATTATATGAGAAAGGCTAA
- a CDS encoding dockerin type I domain-containing protein codes for MDVPKSIGGDVNGDDVIDIMDAVFVEENWKTNKRSADINFDGTVDMKDFAFIEKNFLLVNQTATNPPKPQEKYEGKTLESIKKELEGKK; via the coding sequence ATGGATGTTCCTAAATCTATTGGAGGGGACGTCAATGGAGACGATGTAATTGATATTATGGATGCAGTGTTCGTGGAAGAAAACTGGAAAACCAATAAACGCAGCGCGGACATCAACTTTGATGGTACAGTTGATATGAAAGACTTTGCGTTTATAGAAAAGAATTTCTTATTGGTGAATCAAACTGCAACGAATCCTCCAAAACCGCAAGAGAAATATGAAGGGAAAACATTAGAAAGTATTAAAAAAGAATTAGAAGGTAAAAAATAA
- a CDS encoding S8 family serine peptidase has protein sequence MYNIKKRFAIIGLSSTLVLSQFPGLLTSPYSQTVAHAEEKGSTEEILANLTSEQRAALTKLQTTDETGLHLAPEVNVESTDEISVIVEFKQRPHKVAVLEAELQGKKLGLSEAKQKVNASHVKFKEELSQLFNGNNKQKKIDYKIDRTYKNAFNGVAMKIPANKAEELLRSETVKAVWSNQEVQVEPPVQEPEATGLLSPQMSGGMQLLGIDKLHTEGYTGKGIKVGVIDTGVDYNHPDLKGAYKGGYDFVDNDEDPMETTYEDWKKSGLPEIFWATGSTYYTEHGTHVAGIIAGQGKNESEYKMTGIAPDVDLYAYRVLGKYGTGTTENILAAIDKAVENEMDVINLSLGAGINNPLYSTSIAINQAVLSGITAVVSAGNRGNDMYTLGSPGTAALALTVGASNEPYKLFTFKGALQAGMETIPADLQQMAKGYADNIQQLSGKTFSIIDVGFGGQSEYKNKIVKDKIVLVSRGNNITLNDKVKYAKQNGAAAVLIFNNIPQEGHIPAFLGEGLDFIPAFSLTNTQGLALKAKMNTESTFTFNELGQMQTEGDALADFSSRGPSRITYDIKPEVTAPGVAVLSTVPSYMINKENTNDYQYAYQRLSGTSMASPHVAGIAALLLQANPKLQPEDVKSILMNTADPLSKPYSVFEVGAGRVDPYEAIHSDVEIKVNDKTPMIGNGKDKLIKEQTGGISFGTLAFTDEDVKDLRSLTLSNKGKTTKIFDVKVEFQTDARGSKDARKNGVKVLTGDSITLEGGSEKKTNIGILIPKTAEKGIYEGYVVYTNKDNPSETYQVPFGVHAVEEGIELFQASSGISEDRYRDPYSTTLAKGNISIKFQLKSNMRNIDFILVDGKTNKDIGYLGSMDGIQKSEGVLYDVPYFFNGNYYPFDNKSPNGISATTVVANEGYYKIKMVATSDTGKQFTEVQEIVVDKGKPRYTFDVPDVIEFEEGQKTVSISGSVYDQDIEEFKAAGMNIDQSANKIVNTMVEQDEPAIEMLVNKDGTFKYDVPVGTGGGMLSLIAVDPAGNGAFGAPKIIKIIKKGTPYLEATFDKTSVKPGDTVKVKFVLKNASDFQKSTLNFSHFPEYFDVENVDLHPESSKLGEMKLTKTTLNKLTIETAEGNTQTLNGEIPLAEATLKAKDYNFEIRPDGTTISMALNSYQNRSGKTTQLGYNTPYIEFVPTYSKMKSILYADGLLKSTGVFDSTRDYSKVGADVYIQDAEGNTYNQLLTQYGRIEALRLPLTDQSLSLAVKVPGHFKTMYDFHIGMKSSTGETIGQF, from the coding sequence GTGTACAACATCAAAAAACGATTTGCGATAATTGGTCTTTCCAGCACTCTTGTTTTATCACAATTCCCTGGACTCTTAACAAGTCCTTACTCCCAAACGGTTGCACATGCAGAGGAGAAAGGATCAACAGAGGAAATACTAGCTAATCTCACTTCAGAACAGCGTGCAGCCCTTACGAAACTACAAACAACAGATGAAACTGGCCTGCATTTAGCACCAGAGGTAAATGTGGAGAGTACAGACGAAATTTCCGTTATTGTTGAATTTAAACAAAGACCACATAAAGTAGCTGTATTAGAAGCAGAACTTCAGGGGAAAAAGTTAGGCTTATCAGAAGCAAAACAAAAAGTGAATGCATCTCATGTCAAATTTAAAGAGGAGCTTAGTCAATTATTTAATGGAAACAATAAGCAGAAAAAAATAGATTATAAGATTGATCGCACATATAAAAATGCTTTTAATGGAGTGGCAATGAAAATTCCGGCCAACAAGGCAGAGGAGCTGTTACGTTCTGAAACCGTAAAAGCAGTGTGGAGCAATCAAGAAGTTCAAGTCGAGCCACCGGTTCAGGAACCAGAAGCAACAGGCCTACTTTCTCCTCAAATGTCAGGTGGTATGCAGCTTCTTGGAATTGACAAATTGCATACGGAAGGGTACACGGGAAAAGGAATCAAAGTAGGAGTGATTGATACAGGAGTCGATTATAACCATCCTGATTTAAAGGGTGCATATAAAGGAGGGTATGACTTTGTAGATAACGATGAAGATCCAATGGAAACTACATACGAAGATTGGAAGAAATCCGGGTTACCAGAAATATTTTGGGCGACAGGATCGACATACTACACAGAACATGGAACTCATGTAGCTGGTATCATCGCTGGTCAAGGAAAGAATGAAAGTGAATATAAAATGACAGGTATCGCTCCCGATGTAGATTTGTATGCCTATCGTGTATTAGGAAAATACGGGACTGGGACAACAGAAAATATTCTAGCCGCTATTGATAAGGCTGTGGAAAATGAAATGGACGTAATCAACCTTTCCTTGGGTGCCGGTATCAATAATCCTCTTTATTCAACAAGTATTGCAATTAATCAGGCGGTATTAAGTGGAATTACTGCTGTGGTCTCTGCAGGAAACAGAGGAAATGATATGTACACATTAGGTTCTCCGGGTACTGCTGCACTTGCGCTGACTGTAGGAGCAAGCAATGAACCTTATAAATTATTTACTTTTAAGGGTGCACTTCAAGCTGGAATGGAAACAATTCCGGCTGACCTGCAGCAAATGGCCAAAGGATATGCTGATAATATTCAACAATTGAGTGGAAAGACGTTCTCAATCATAGATGTCGGTTTTGGTGGCCAATCAGAATATAAGAACAAAATTGTAAAAGACAAAATTGTACTAGTAAGTCGTGGCAATAATATTACATTGAACGATAAAGTGAAATATGCAAAGCAAAACGGGGCAGCTGCTGTACTTATATTCAATAATATTCCGCAAGAAGGCCACATTCCTGCGTTTTTAGGAGAAGGTTTGGATTTTATTCCTGCATTCTCTTTAACAAATACGCAAGGTCTGGCTTTAAAAGCGAAAATGAATACAGAAAGTACATTTACTTTTAATGAATTAGGACAAATGCAAACAGAAGGAGATGCATTGGCGGACTTCAGCTCGCGTGGTCCATCTCGTATTACTTACGATATTAAGCCAGAAGTTACAGCACCGGGAGTCGCTGTGCTATCTACAGTACCGTCTTATATGATAAATAAAGAGAATACAAATGATTACCAATATGCATATCAACGTCTGTCAGGTACATCTATGGCATCACCGCATGTTGCCGGTATCGCTGCGCTCTTACTGCAAGCGAATCCTAAATTACAGCCAGAAGATGTGAAGAGCATTTTAATGAATACAGCGGATCCACTCAGCAAGCCATACAGCGTATTTGAAGTCGGTGCAGGACGCGTTGATCCATATGAAGCTATCCATTCTGATGTGGAGATCAAAGTGAATGACAAGACACCAATGATTGGAAACGGCAAGGACAAACTCATCAAAGAACAAACAGGTGGCATCAGCTTTGGCACACTTGCATTTACAGACGAGGATGTTAAGGACCTCCGCTCTTTGACACTCAGTAACAAAGGGAAAACAACAAAAATATTTGATGTAAAAGTGGAATTCCAAACAGATGCAAGGGGATCAAAGGACGCAAGAAAGAATGGAGTGAAGGTGCTTACAGGTGATTCAATTACACTCGAGGGCGGCAGTGAAAAAAAGACCAACATTGGGATTCTCATTCCAAAAACAGCAGAAAAGGGAATCTATGAAGGATATGTGGTGTATACAAACAAAGACAATCCATCTGAAACATATCAGGTTCCATTTGGTGTTCACGCTGTGGAAGAAGGAATTGAATTGTTTCAAGCATCATCGGGGATATCAGAAGATAGATATAGAGATCCATACTCAACTACTCTCGCAAAAGGCAACATAAGTATTAAATTTCAATTGAAATCCAATATGAGGAATATTGACTTTATTTTGGTAGATGGAAAGACAAATAAGGATATAGGATATCTTGGATCTATGGACGGAATACAGAAAAGTGAAGGTGTACTGTATGATGTGCCGTATTTCTTCAATGGGAACTATTATCCGTTTGATAACAAGTCTCCTAATGGTATAAGTGCTACAACTGTAGTGGCCAACGAAGGGTATTATAAAATCAAAATGGTTGCTACAAGCGATACTGGTAAACAATTCACAGAGGTTCAAGAGATAGTAGTTGACAAAGGTAAGCCAAGATATACATTTGACGTACCGGATGTGATTGAATTTGAGGAGGGACAAAAAACTGTTTCTATTTCCGGCTCTGTGTACGATCAAGATATTGAGGAATTTAAGGCAGCAGGTATGAATATAGACCAATCTGCTAACAAAATCGTAAATACTATGGTCGAACAGGACGAACCAGCTATTGAAATGCTTGTAAATAAAGATGGTACATTTAAGTATGATGTACCTGTAGGGACTGGGGGAGGAATGCTTAGTTTAATCGCGGTAGACCCAGCAGGTAACGGGGCTTTTGGGGCACCTAAAATTATAAAAATTATAAAAAAAGGAACCCCTTACTTGGAGGCGACTTTCGATAAAACGAGTGTGAAACCGGGTGATACTGTTAAGGTGAAATTTGTTTTGAAAAATGCTAGTGATTTCCAAAAGAGCACGTTAAACTTTTCTCATTTTCCAGAATATTTCGATGTAGAAAACGTCGATCTACATCCTGAATCTAGCAAATTAGGAGAAATGAAACTGACAAAAACGACACTAAACAAATTAACCATTGAAACTGCTGAGGGGAATACGCAAACTTTAAATGGGGAAATACCATTAGCGGAAGCGACGTTGAAAGCAAAAGATTATAACTTTGAAATCAGACCTGATGGCACTACTATTTCCATGGCTCTAAATTCATATCAAAATCGATCAGGAAAAACAACGCAGCTTGGGTATAATACCCCGTATATTGAATTTGTACCAACTTATTCGAAAATGAAGTCGATTTTATATGCTGATGGTTTGTTAAAAAGTACAGGAGTATTTGATAGTACAAGAGATTACAGCAAGGTGGGAGCAGATGTATATATACAGGATGCAGAAGGGAATACGTATAACCAACTCCTTACACAATATGGGAGAATAGAAGCTTTACGTCTACCTCTTACAGATCAATCTCTAAGCTTGGCTGTTAAAGTACCGGGACATTTTAAAACGATGTATGATTTCCATATCGGTATGAAAAGCAGCACCGGGGAAACAATAGGACAATTTTAA
- the kynA gene encoding tryptophan 2,3-dioxygenase, with protein MKENEKVIMEKGIHTDFRENMTYGEYLQLDSLLGSQKRLSDHHDEMLFIVIHQASELWMKLILHELNAAIESIKNDKLAPAFKMLARVSKIQSQIIQSWDILATLTPAEYIEFRDSLGQASGFQSYQYRMIEYALGYKTPHALKIYEKDPELHARLHKALHAPSLYDVAIQALVKEGFPINPNLLQRDLTQPYEEDATVEAAWVEVYSDVKKYWDLYQLAEKLIDIEDWLQQWRFRHMKTVERIIGHKMGTGGSSGVSYLKRVLDQCFFPELWNVRTKL; from the coding sequence ATGAAAGAGAATGAAAAAGTAATTATGGAAAAGGGAATCCATACTGATTTTAGAGAGAATATGACGTATGGTGAGTACTTACAGTTAGATAGTTTACTAGGGAGTCAGAAGAGACTATCAGATCATCATGATGAAATGTTATTTATTGTGATTCATCAAGCAAGTGAGCTTTGGATGAAACTGATTTTACATGAATTGAATGCTGCGATTGAATCAATTAAAAATGATAAATTAGCACCAGCTTTTAAAATGCTTGCGCGCGTTTCAAAAATCCAATCCCAAATTATTCAATCATGGGATATTCTTGCGACGCTTACACCAGCTGAATATATCGAGTTTCGTGATTCGCTCGGTCAAGCATCAGGATTTCAATCCTATCAATACCGTATGATAGAGTACGCACTTGGCTACAAAACGCCTCACGCTTTAAAAATTTATGAAAAAGATCCAGAATTACATGCCCGTTTGCATAAAGCACTACATGCACCAAGCCTTTACGATGTGGCGATTCAAGCGCTTGTAAAAGAAGGTTTCCCAATCAATCCAAATCTTCTCCAGCGCGATTTAACACAGCCTTATGAAGAAGATGCAACAGTTGAAGCAGCATGGGTGGAAGTATATTCAGATGTTAAGAAATATTGGGATTTATATCAGCTCGCTGAAAAGCTTATTGATATTGAAGACTGGCTACAACAGTGGCGTTTCCGTCATATGAAAACGGTTGAACGTATTATCGGACATAAAATGGGCACAGGTGGTTCATCAGGCGTGTCTTATTTAAAACGTGTCCTCGATCAATGCTTTTTCCCAGAGCTTTGGAATGTGCGGACGAAATTATAA
- a CDS encoding serine hydrolase, whose translation MNFQQLESAFQKKKVNAFLIYQHGELTTKYYKTEECAQNLYKINSITKSIVSILIGIAVDKKYINDIHIPITKWIPNVPKEKSGLTLYHLLTMTTGEDWKEFGNGVVFPNDFVESKNWMDYILKTPVIDEPGTKMNYNSGSSHLLSYILQAATGMTTEQFAKTYLFEPLHIFDYEWQQDPQGIYVGGFGVKMKSEDLLKLGLLCLQNGYWDGKHIVSSSWIEQSHLPRFTTYENIGSYGFHWWVLDQQTCNMPYHTYFAMGYGGQYILIVPQLELVAVISSQMPKRGLVPLKLFIQHLQEFA comes from the coding sequence TTGAACTTTCAACAACTAGAAAGTGCATTTCAAAAGAAAAAAGTTAATGCATTCCTTATTTATCAACATGGCGAACTCACCACAAAGTACTACAAAACAGAAGAATGTGCACAGAATTTATACAAAATTAATTCTATCACAAAAAGTATCGTATCGATTTTAATCGGTATTGCCGTTGATAAAAAGTATATAAATGATATACATATACCTATAACAAAATGGATTCCAAATGTACCAAAGGAAAAATCGGGACTGACCCTCTATCATTTGTTAACGATGACAACTGGTGAAGATTGGAAGGAGTTTGGAAACGGAGTTGTATTTCCAAATGATTTTGTGGAGTCAAAAAATTGGATGGACTATATTTTAAAGACACCAGTGATTGACGAACCAGGAACAAAAATGAACTATAATTCAGGTTCTTCGCATCTGTTAAGTTATATTTTACAAGCTGCCACAGGGATGACGACAGAACAATTTGCAAAAACATATTTATTTGAACCATTACATATTTTCGATTATGAATGGCAACAAGATCCACAAGGAATTTACGTTGGTGGGTTTGGTGTGAAAATGAAGTCAGAAGACTTGTTGAAATTAGGTCTATTATGTTTGCAAAATGGATACTGGGATGGAAAGCATATTGTATCTTCAAGCTGGATAGAGCAATCTCATTTGCCTCGATTTACAACCTATGAAAACATAGGATCATATGGCTTTCACTGGTGGGTGTTAGATCAACAAACATGTAACATGCCGTACCATACCTATTTTGCGATGGGGTATGGGGGACAGTATATTTTGATTGTGCCACAATTAGAGCTTGTTGCAGTAATAAGTAGTCAAATGCCGAAGCGTGGGTTAGTACCGTTAAAGTTATTTATTCAGCACTTACAAGAGTTTGCATAA
- a CDS encoding DUF3889 domain-containing protein encodes MKRFLTCFLLGIVLSTAYVDIFAQPSIVHAQPPYAKWGKLAVEKTKEKYPKAQIVDYLHIGRKPKTVNITTEKFKLWLRENGEEYGVFVDVDFDTKTERFLKITFQKTSR; translated from the coding sequence ATGAAGCGTTTTCTTACATGTTTCCTATTAGGGATTGTATTAAGTACGGCATATGTTGATATATTTGCACAACCATCCATCGTTCATGCCCAGCCGCCATATGCAAAATGGGGTAAGCTTGCAGTAGAAAAAACGAAAGAAAAGTATCCAAAGGCACAAATTGTTGATTATCTTCATATAGGAAGAAAGCCAAAAACAGTAAATATAACAACCGAAAAATTTAAGTTATGGTTACGAGAAAATGGAGAAGAGTACGGTGTTTTTGTGGATGTGGATTTTGATACGAAGACAGAGCGTTTTTTAAAAATTACGTTTCAGAAAACATCAAGATGA
- the sleB gene encoding spore cortex-lytic enzyme, whose amino-acid sequence MRRKVVFKVPILLVLIGLSLIVSSGQTQNVQAFSNQVIQRGASGEDVIELQSRLKYNGYYKGKVDGVFGWGTYWALRNFQQRFGLPVDGLAGAKTKQKLVKATKYEKPTGGQSNKPPQNTGSNVPNGYSQNDIRLMANAVHGEARGEPYIGQVAVAAVILNRVTSPSFPNTISGVIFEPRAFTAVADGQIYLTPNESAKKAVLDAINGWDPTGNAIYYFNPDTATSKWIWGRPQIKKIGKHIFCK is encoded by the coding sequence ATGCGTCGTAAAGTAGTTTTCAAAGTACCGATTTTACTCGTTTTAATCGGGTTATCTTTGATCGTAAGTAGTGGGCAAACACAAAATGTACAAGCGTTTTCCAATCAAGTCATTCAAAGAGGAGCTTCTGGAGAAGATGTCATTGAATTACAATCTCGGCTGAAATATAACGGATATTATAAAGGAAAAGTAGACGGGGTATTCGGCTGGGGTACATATTGGGCACTGCGCAACTTTCAGCAAAGGTTTGGTTTGCCTGTTGATGGATTAGCGGGAGCAAAGACAAAACAAAAGCTTGTTAAAGCAACAAAATATGAGAAACCGACTGGCGGACAAAGTAATAAGCCACCCCAAAATACAGGTTCAAATGTACCGAATGGTTATTCACAAAATGACATTCGATTAATGGCGAACGCTGTACACGGTGAAGCACGTGGTGAACCGTATATTGGACAAGTTGCCGTGGCGGCAGTTATTTTAAATCGTGTTACAAGTCCGTCTTTTCCAAATACAATATCAGGCGTTATTTTTGAACCGCGTGCGTTCACTGCGGTAGCAGATGGGCAAATTTATTTGACTCCGAATGAATCTGCCAAAAAAGCAGTGTTAGATGCGATTAATGGATGGGATCCAACGGGTAATGCAATTTATTATTTCAATCCAGATACCGCAACGAGTAAATGGATTTGGGGTCGTCCGCAAATTAAAAAAATTGGTAAACATATTTTCTGTAAATAG
- the kynB gene encoding arylformamidase has protein sequence MKESNWIDISQPLNNDIATWPGDTPFSYEVSWSKEQSGSVNVGKLTMSIHTGTHIDAPFHFDNDGKKVLDLDVEVYIGPARIIDVSGMESIGAKELERFHLEGVERVLLRTSSHGNSLVFPEKIPYLRADIAPFLSEKGIRLIGVDVPSVDPLDDKELAAHHELFKHDIHILENIVLDRVQDGDYELIALPLALVDGDGSPVRAVIRPL, from the coding sequence ATGAAAGAAAGCAACTGGATTGACATCTCACAACCATTAAATAATGATATTGCAACTTGGCCAGGAGATACACCATTCTCGTATGAAGTTTCATGGTCCAAAGAACAAAGTGGATCTGTGAATGTTGGGAAACTGACAATGAGTATTCATACTGGCACGCATATCGATGCACCGTTTCATTTTGATAATGATGGAAAAAAGGTACTAGATTTAGACGTTGAAGTTTATATTGGTCCAGCTCGTATCATTGATGTATCAGGTATGGAGAGCATTGGTGCGAAAGAATTAGAGAGATTTCATTTAGAAGGTGTAGAGCGGGTATTGTTGAGAACTTCTTCGCATGGTAATTCGCTTGTATTTCCAGAAAAAATCCCATATTTACGTGCTGATATTGCACCGTTTCTTTCAGAAAAGGGAATCCGTTTAATCGGTGTGGACGTACCTTCTGTAGACCCACTTGATGATAAAGAGTTAGCAGCACATCATGAATTATTTAAACATGATATTCACATTTTAGAAAATATTGTATTAGACAGGGTACAAGACGGAGATTATGAACTCATTGCCTTACCGCTAGCGTTAGTGGATGGGGATGGCAGTCCTGTTCGCGCTGTAATTCGACCACTATAA